The window CGGGCGAAGTTCGCCGACGGCACCCTCGACGTCGTGATCGCCGGCGACACGTCTGAGCGCTCGACGGCCGACTGAGCCGGGGCGCCGGGACGCCGGCCCGCTGGCGGCGGCGGACACTTCGTTGTGTTTCACCTTTGGTCGAAAAGGGGCGCCGCGCACACCGACGGCGCGCCAGCTATCGACGTAAGGTGAAACACGGGTAACTCCCCCAGGGCCTCGGCGGCGGCAGGCTTTCCTACGGCCGGTGTCCTACCGCCGGTGGGGGATCGGGGCCGGTCCGGAGTGGCGAAGCCGCCGGCAGCCGAGCGGGCAAACTGGTGGGGTGAGCGACAGGCTGGTCACCGAGCTGTCGGCAGCGCTGGCACCTGACAGGGTCCGCAGCCGGCCTCTCGAGCTGACCCTCTACCGACGGGACGCCTCGCTCCTCGAAGGCCAGCCCGGCGTGGTGTGCTTTCCGTGCACCACCGACGAAGTCCAGGCGGCGGTGACGATCGCCCGGCGACACGGCCGGTCGGTCGTGCCCCGGGGGTCGGGAACGGGGTTGGCGGGCGGCGCCGTTCCCGTCGGCGCTGACGGCGCCGAGCCGGTCGTGGTCGTGACGACCAAGATGGACGCCGTCCTCGAGATCGACGAGGGCGCCAGGGTGGCGTGGGTGCAGCCCGGCGTGCTCAATCTCGACCTGTCGCGAGACGTGGCCCACCTGGGACTGCATTTCGCCCCCGACCCGTCCAGCCAGCAGTCGTGCTCGGTCGGCGGCAACGTCGCCAACAACTCGGGCGGTCCGCACTGCCTCGCCTACGGGGTCACCAGCGCTCACGTGCTGGCCGTCGAGGTCGTGCTGCCCGACGGGACCCTGGCGCTCCTCGGCGGCCTCGACCCGGAGCCCCCGGGCTACGACCTCCGGGGCGCCTTCATCGGCAGCGAGGGGACCATGGGCATCGCCGTGCGCATCGCGGTGCGCCTGTCGCCCGATCCCCCGGCGGTACGCACCATCCTCGTTGACTTCGCCTCGATCGAGACGGCGGCGGCGACCGTCACCGGCATCATCGCCGCCGGCCTCGTACCGGCCGCCCTGGAGATGATGGATTCCCGCATCACGGCGGCGGTCGAGGACTACGTCCACGCCGGGTTTCCCCGTGACGCCGCCGCGGTCCTCCTGGTGGAGGTGGACGGCCTACCCGCAGGGGTCGAGGCCGCGGCCCAGGTCGTCGCCGACGTGGCCGAAGCCAACGGCGCCCGGGGCGTGCGAGTGGCTGCGGACGAAGCCGAGCGGGCCCTGCTGTGGAAGGGGCGGAAGTCCGCCTTCGGTGCCATCGCCCGCATCGCCCCCGACTACTACCTCCACGACACCGTGGTCCCGCGCACCCGGCTGGTGGAGGTGCTGGCACAGGTCTACGAGATCGCCGAACGCCACCAGCTGCTGGTGGTCAACGTCTTCCACGCCGGTGACGGCAATCTCCATCCGCTGCTGCTGTTCGATCGGAGAGAGCGGGGCGTGATGGATCGCGTCCTCGCTGCCGGTGCCGAGATGATCGCCGCCTGCGTCGCCGTCGGTGGGGTGCTCTCGGGTGAGCACGGCATCGGTCTCGAGAAGCGCGAGCACATGGGCCTCATCTTCTCCGACGCCGATCTCGACGCCCAGCGTCGGCTGCGGCTGGCCTTCGACCCCGACCAGTCGTGCAACCCCTACAAGGTCCTTCCGTCGGGATCCCGCTGCGGCGACCTTCAGTCAGTGCCGGCCGGGGCCTGGATATGACGGAGCCCGTCAGGACGTTGCCTGGTGCCGACCGGGCGCTCGGAGACTTCGCCACCGAGGTCGGCCCCAGCGACCCGGTGGTGGTGGTCGGCGGTCGCACACAGTGGGCCGTCGGTGGCGATCCCGACGCCTCGGCGCGAGAGGTGCGGGCCCCCGCAGGGGTTGTCCAGCACGAGCCGGCGGAGATGATCGTGCGGGTCCGGGCCGGGACATCGGTGGCCGAGCTCGACGCCGCCCTGGCGGAGGGCGGGCAGACGATCGCCCTCGATCCCCCCGACGCCGAGCGGGCAACGGTGGGTGGCGTGCTGGCGGTGGGGCACAGCGGACCTCGCCGTCTCGGCTGGGGACCCGTTCGTGACTCGCTGCTCGAGGCCCGTTACGTCTCCGCCGGGGGCCAGCTGATCCGAGCGGGCGGGCCGGTGGTCAAGAACGTGAGCGGGTTCGACCTCTGCCGCCTCCTGGTCGGGTCGCTCGGGACCCTCGGGCTGCTCGCCGAGGTCGTCCTGCGGGTCCGACCGCGTCCCCCAGCGGCCGTGTGGCTCCGCGGCGCGCCCGACGACCCCGATCGCCTCCGCCGCGCGCTGCTGCGGCCCTCGTCGATCCTCTGGGACGGCGCCACCACCTGGGTCCTCCTCGAGGGCCACGCCGCCGACGTCGACGCCGAGATCAAGGCGCTCGGACGCGAGTTCGCGCCGGTCGGAGCGCCCCCGCCCCTGCCGAACGGTGGCCGTTGGTCTGTGGCCCCTTCGGCCCTACAGGAGGCCGTCATGGGGCTCGAGCCCGGCAGCTTCGTCGCCGAGTTCGGCGTCGGCATCGTGCACGCATCGACGCCGGCCCTGGCCCGTCCGGCGCATCCAGCGACGGCGACTCTCCATCGTCGCATCAAGGCCAATTTCGACCCCTCAGGGCGGTTGAACCCCGGGCGGATCGTGGCATGAAGCTCGCCATCGAAGACGAGGACCTTGCCGCCTGCGTCTCGTGCGGTCTCTGCCTCCCGCACTGCCCGACCTACCGCGTCACGGGGGAGGAGTCGGCTTCGCCGCGGGGCCGGATCGCCGCCATGCGGGCCACGCACGTCACCGACGGGCGGCCGCGACCGGAGTTCACCGAGTTCATGGACCTGTGCGTCCAGTGCCGGGGCTGCGAGGTCGCCTGCCCCTCGTCGGTGCCCTTCGGGCGGCTGATGGAGGGCGCGCGCGTGACGCTGGCCCGAGAGACCGCTTACCAGCCGCGATGGAGACGGCTCGCCTACGCCGCCCTCGCCCATCACCGCTTCCTCCTGGCGGCATCGACCGCGACCGCGGTCGTCCAGCGGCTCGGCCTCGTACCGGCGCGGTTCGGACTGCCCCGGTTGCCGGTGCGGCGGCCACGGCTGCGATCGAGCGGGACGGACGCCTGGTTGTTCACCGGCTGCGTCATGGACGCGTGGATGCGGCCCACCCACGCCGCCGCCCTCCGGGTGATGCAGGCCACCGGCGCCGGCGTGGCCCTCCCGGCATCCGGCGCCGACTGCTGCGGCGCCCTGCACGTGCACGCCGGGCTCCGGGACGAAGCCCAGGTCCTCGCCCGCCGGGTCGTGGCGTCGATGCCAGGTGACGCCCCCGTGGTGGTCGACTCGGCCGGCTGTGGCGCGGCCCTGAAAGACTACGGCGAGCTCCTCGGGACGGCCGAGGGTCGGCGATTCTCTGACCGGGTCCAGGACGTGCACGAGTGGCTGGCGGCACGGGCGGACCGCCTGCCACCGCCCGTCCGCCGGCTCGGCGAGCCCGTCGCCGTCCAGG of the Acidimicrobiales bacterium genome contains:
- a CDS encoding FAD-linked oxidase C-terminal domain-containing protein — protein: MSDRLVTELSAALAPDRVRSRPLELTLYRRDASLLEGQPGVVCFPCTTDEVQAAVTIARRHGRSVVPRGSGTGLAGGAVPVGADGAEPVVVVTTKMDAVLEIDEGARVAWVQPGVLNLDLSRDVAHLGLHFAPDPSSQQSCSVGGNVANNSGGPHCLAYGVTSAHVLAVEVVLPDGTLALLGGLDPEPPGYDLRGAFIGSEGTMGIAVRIAVRLSPDPPAVRTILVDFASIETAAATVTGIIAAGLVPAALEMMDSRITAAVEDYVHAGFPRDAAAVLLVEVDGLPAGVEAAAQVVADVAEANGARGVRVAADEAERALLWKGRKSAFGAIARIAPDYYLHDTVVPRTRLVEVLAQVYEIAERHQLLVVNVFHAGDGNLHPLLLFDRRERGVMDRVLAAGAEMIAACVAVGGVLSGEHGIGLEKREHMGLIFSDADLDAQRRLRLAFDPDQSCNPYKVLPSGSRCGDLQSVPAGAWI
- a CDS encoding FAD-binding protein, encoding MTEPVRTLPGADRALGDFATEVGPSDPVVVVGGRTQWAVGGDPDASAREVRAPAGVVQHEPAEMIVRVRAGTSVAELDAALAEGGQTIALDPPDAERATVGGVLAVGHSGPRRLGWGPVRDSLLEARYVSAGGQLIRAGGPVVKNVSGFDLCRLLVGSLGTLGLLAEVVLRVRPRPPAAVWLRGAPDDPDRLRRALLRPSSILWDGATTWVLLEGHAADVDAEIKALGREFAPVGAPPPLPNGGRWSVAPSALQEAVMGLEPGSFVAEFGVGIVHASTPALARPAHPATATLHRRIKANFDPSGRLNPGRIVA
- a CDS encoding (Fe-S)-binding protein is translated as MKLAIEDEDLAACVSCGLCLPHCPTYRVTGEESASPRGRIAAMRATHVTDGRPRPEFTEFMDLCVQCRGCEVACPSSVPFGRLMEGARVTLARETAYQPRWRRLAYAALAHHRFLLAASTATAVVQRLGLVPARFGLPRLPVRRPRLRSSGTDAWLFTGCVMDAWMRPTHAAALRVMQATGAGVALPASGADCCGALHVHAGLRDEAQVLARRVVASMPGDAPVVVDSAGCGAALKDYGELLGTAEGRRFSDRVQDVHEWLAARADRLPPPVRRLGEPVAVQDPCHLRHVQRAHHHVRTVLAPYADLVEVGDDGLCCGAGGAYAGIHPGMAGEIRARKVAAIAATGAPVVASANPGCIAHLAGAGLDVRHPLDIIARTLDGA